In a single window of the Magnolia sinica isolate HGM2019 chromosome 7, MsV1, whole genome shotgun sequence genome:
- the LOC131250738 gene encoding uncharacterized protein LOC131250738, whose translation MAMPWSLALYMVNMVWMFMSGWISSCLTIANEIARSVRTGDIGPFHVG comes from the coding sequence atggcaATGCCATGGAGCTTGGCTCTTTACATGGTGAACATGGTCTGGATGTTTATGAGTGGGTGGATCTCATCATGCTTGACGATCGCCAACGAGATTGCTCGGTCTGTTAGAACTGGTGATATTGGTCCCTTCCATGTCGGATAA
- the LOC131250739 gene encoding condensin-1 complex subunit CAP-D2, translated as MAHPFIFPSNLQDLESEGCDDIIHLSVESPISISSFSPSQLDEFIKGVVFDLSDKDLFCIEEQDIFDRIYSLVKDFSHLSPNFKFNLVESLRSNLSVLLPNVDSLSRATSPAHSDGDLFLDRVASYRNAFKIYTFFLLTIVISEEPNQHGNNNQKATSQIRKKHSSNSWNLESQRSRILNLIANSLEINLALLFGSSAPDENYLSFVVKHAFSMFENQALLKDADTKDALCRIIGTCATKYHYTAQTCASILHLIHKFDFVSTHVADIMAWAEKKYADGSLAVSLIREIGRTNPKDYVRDNVGAENVGRFLVELADRLPKLVSTNVGILVPHFGGESYKIRNALLGVLGKLVSKAFKDVDGDSSAKSIRLRSKLAMLDILLERCRDVSAYSRSKVLQVWAELCEEHAVSIGLWNEVASVASGRLEDKSAFVRKSALNLLITMLQHNPFGPQLRIASFEATLEKYKEKLKEMEPNVPSESVLDGIPSDNETCDEADGKVYQAEVKPEQQDSVTDSCLPSVEDGVNKDSSMLDFGNLEQTRALVASLETGLRFSKCISSTMPTLVQLLASSSATDVENTILLLMRCRQFQIDGSEACLRKMLPLVFSQDKSIYAAVEDAFITIYLTRNPTETAANLLNLAIESSIGDLAALEFIVGSLVSKGDISTSTITALWDFFSFNASGVTAEQSRGALSILCMAAKSSTGIIGSHLQDIIDIGFGRWAKEEPLLARTACVALQRLSEEEKGKLMSSGSSRVFGILQSLITGFWLPENIWYAAADKAISAIYSIHPTPEALAADVAKRSLSSVFDCSGANELQNDLDNPSTNFLSTVEVAKLSRFLFVVSHVALNQLVYIESCVRKIQKQKTKKEKLNSDLQSASAEEPVKENGINAELGLAASEDAILDALSERAEKEIVSGSSVDKSLIGCCAPFLSKLCRNFCLMQKFPELQASGMLALCRLMIIDANFCEANLQLLFTVVESAPNETVRSNCTIALGDLAVRYPNLLEPWTENVYARLRDPSISVRKNAVLVLSHLILNDMMKVKGYINEMAIRLEDEDERISSLAKLFFLELSKKGSNPIYNLLPDILGRLSNQNLKEEAFCNIMQFLIGSIKKDKQMEALVEKLCNRFSGVADCKQWEYIAYCLSQLSFTEKGVKKLMESFKTYEHVLSEDSVMDHFRNIINKAKKFAKPELKSIIEEFEEKLSKFHMERKEQEQTARNAQAHQQKVGCIEGYMAVKEGSVAEDADADIAEEGASDVIHPSIEEIIDETQDAEPEANAVESEESLCVSSIVTEPEADEMEFQSSKSARRGVKSKANRSIGMAMKDQKDATSIRRQTRSSKR; from the exons CCCAGCTAGATGAATTCATCAAAG GCGTAGTCTTCGATCTCTCCGACAAGGACCTATTCTGCATCGAGGAGCAAGACATCTTCGATCGCATCTATTCTCTCGTCAAGGATTTCTCACATCTCAGCCCTAATTTCAAGTTCAATCTCGTCGAGAGCCTCCGATCCAACCTCAGTGTTCTCCTCCCCAATGTCGATTCACTCTCGCGGGCCACTTCTCCGGCCCATTCTGATGGAGATTTGTTCCTGGACCGGGTTGCGTCCTACCGCAATGCATTCAAGATCTACACGTTCTTTCTGCTCACGATCGTGATATCGGAGGAGCCGAATCAGCATGGCAACAACAATCAGAAG GCAACGTCACAGATTCGCAAGAAACACTCCTCAAATTCATGGAATTTGGAATCACAGAGGAGTCGGATTCTCAATTTGATTGCTAATTCTCTAGAGATCAACCTCGCGTTGCTTTTCGGATCATCGGCTCCGGATGAGAATTATCTATCATTTGTTGTCAA ACATGCTTTCTCTATGTTTGAGAATCAAGCCTTGTTGAAGGATGCTGACACGAAAGATGCTCTATGTCGCATAATTGGCACATGTGCTACCAAATACCACTACACAGCACAGACTTGTGCCTCGATCTTGCACCTAATCCacaaatttgattttgtttcaacTCATGTTGCTGACATTATGGCGTGGGCGGAGAAGAAGTATGCAGATGGCAGCTTGGCAGTCTCTCTCATCAGAGAGATTGGTCGGACAAATCCAAAAGATTATGTGAGGGACAATGTTGGGGCTGAGAATGTTGGGAGGTTTCTCGTCGAGCTTGCTGATCGTTTGCCGAAGCTGGTGTCAACAAATGTTGGGATCTTGGTGCCTCATTTTGGTGGAGAGTCCTATAAGATAAGGAATGCACTTCTTGGGGTTTTGGGGAAGTTGGTTTCAAAGGCATTTAAGGATGTAGATGGTGATTCGAGTGCCAAGTCCATCCGATTGCGCAGCAAGCTGGCTATGCTGGACATCTTGCTCGAGCGGTGTCGGGATGTTTCAGCCTATTCAAGGAGTAAGGTTCTTCAGGTGTGGGCAGAACTATGTGAAGAACATGCTGTTTCAATTGGTTTGTGGAATGAGGTTGCTTCAGTTGCTTCTGGGAGATTGGAGGATAAGAGTGCTTTTGTGAGGAAATCGGCATTGAATCTACTCATCACGATGTTGCAGCATAACCCGTTTGGTCCACAACTTCGCATTGCATCATTTGAAGCGACCTTGGAGAAGTACAAGGAGAAACTGAAAGAGATGGAGCCTAATGTACCTTCTGAGAGCGTTTTGGATGGGATACCTTCAGACAATGAGACATGTGATGAAGCAGATGGGAAGGTTTATCAGGCTGAAGTCAAGCCAGAGCAGCAAGACAGTGTTACTGATAGTTGTTTGCCTAGTGTGGAAGATGGGGTCAACAAGGATTCTTCCATGCTGGATTTTGGGAACTTGGAGCAGACCAGGGCCTTGGTTGCATCACTTGAGACAGGTTTGAGGTTCTCAAAGTGCATATCCTCCACAATGCCGACTCTGGTCCAACTGCTGGCTTCATCTTCTGCCACCGATGTTGAGAACACGATTCTTTTGCTGATGAGGTGCAGACAGTTCCAAATTGATGGTTCTGAGGCCTGTCTTCGGAAAATGTTGCCGCTT GTATTTTCCCAGGACAAATCTATCTATGCAGCTGTTGAGGATGCATTCATCACAATTTATTTGACAAGAAACCCTACAGAAACTGCTGCAAATCTATTGAACCTTGCTATAGAATCTAGTATCGGCGATCTAGCAGCTCTAGAATTTATAGTGGGTTCCTTGGTATCCAAGGGGGATATTTCTACAAGCACG ATAACAGCCTTATGGGATTTCTTTAGCTTTAATGCCAGTGGGGTGACAGCAGAGCAAAGCCGAGGTGCTTTGTCCATCCTTTGCATGGCAGCAAAATCATCTACAGGCATTATTGGTTCCCACTTGCAAGACATTATTGATATTGGCTTTGGGCGTTGGGCCAAAGAGGAACCTTTGCTTGCAAGAACGGCATGTGTTGCCCTTCAAAGATTGTCAGAGGAAGAGAAGGGAAAGCTTATGTCTAGTGGCAGCAGTAGGGTATTTGGTATTCTGCAGAGCTTAATTACTGGTTTTTGGCTTCCAGAAAATATTTGGTATGCTGCTGCAGATAAAGCCATAAGTGCAATATATTCCATTCATCCAACACCTGAAGCCTTAGCTGCTGATGTGGCGAAAAGGTCCCTCAGTTCTGTATTTGATTGCAGCGGAGCAAATGAACTACAGAATGATCTGGATAATCCAAGTACCAATTTCCTTTCCACAGTGGAAGTGGCAAAACTCAGTAGATTTTTATTTGTTGTAAGTCATGTGGCACTAAATCAATTGGTTTACATTGAATCTTGTGTCCGGAAGATTCAGAAACAGAAAACCAAGAAAGAGAAGTTGAACTCTGACTTGCAAAGTGCATCTGCTGAAGAACCTGTGAAG GAAAATGGAATAAATGCTGAATTGGGTCTCGCAGCTTCTGAAGATGCAATACTTGATGCACTCTCTGAAAGAGCAGAGAAAGAAATTGTATCAGGCAGTTCTGTTGACAAGAGCTTAATTGGATGCTGCGCACCTTTCCTATCAAAACTATGTAGAAATTTTTGTTTGATGCAAAAG TTTCCAGAACTACAAGCTTCTGGAATGCTTGCTCTATGTCGACTAATGATTATCGATGCAAATTTTTG TGAAGCAAATCTTCAACTTCTCTTCACGGTTGTGGAGAGTGCACCAAATGAAACTGTTCGTTCTAACTGCACGATAGCACTTGGAGACTTGGCTGTTCGTTATCCTAACCTCTTAGAACCTTGGACTGAGAATGTTTATGCTCGATTACGCGATCCTTCAATTTCTGTTCGGAAAAATGCTGTTCTTGTGCTTTCTCATCTCATATTGAACGATATGATGAAG GTGAAAGGTTACATCAATGAAATGGCTATCCGGTTAGAAGACGAGGATGAGAGAATTTCAAGTCTCGCTAAGCTCTTCTTTCTTGAGTTGTCAAAGAAAG GAAGCAATCCTATTTACAATTTGCTTCCAGATATTCTTGGTAGATTGTCGAACCAAAATCTGAAGGAAGAAGCTTTTTGCAACATTATGCAGTTCTTAATAGGTTCCATCAAGAAG GACAAACAAATGGAAGCTCTTGTTGAGAAGCTTTGCAATAGGTTTAGTGGAGTTGCAG ATTGCAAACAATGGGAATATATTGCTTATTGTCTTTCTCAACTATCGTTCACTGAAAAGGGAGTGAAAAAGCTTATGGAGTCTTTCAAAACCTATGAGCATGTCCTTTCTGAGGATTCTGTCATGGACCACTTCAGAAACATTATCAACAAG GCTAAGAAGTTTGCAAAGCCAGAGCTTAAATCCATCATTGAGGAATTTGAGGAGAAGCTTAGCAAGTTCCACATGGAGAGGAAGGAGCAAGAACAGACTGCTAGAAATGCCCAGGCCCACCAGCAGAAAGTTGGCTGCATTGAAGGCTACATGGCTGTTAAGGAGGGCTCTGTGGCAGAAGATGCAGATGCAGATATTGCTGAAG AAGGAGCTAGTGATGTAATACATCCCTCTATAGAGGAGATAATAGACGAAACTCAGGACGCTGAGCCAGAAGCAAATGCTGTAGAGTCAGAAGAAAGTTTGTGTGTGTCTAGTATTGTGACAGAACCAGAAGCGGATGAGATGGAGTTCCAATCGTCAAAGagtgctcgtagag GTGTCAAGTCCAAAGCCAACAGAAGCATTGGGATGGCCATGAAAGATCAAAAGGATGCTACATCCATTAGGCGGCAAACTAGGTCGAGCAAAAG ATAG